CGCGTGGGCATACCACCAGGCATGTCGAGTCGGGTGGCCAGTCCGGTAAGCAGAATGTCGAGGCCGCGGTCGAGTTCGGCCAGGCCGTCGTAGGCGGCCCAGATCGGGGCGAGGTCGCGGACGTGCGGGAATTCGCCGATCGGCAGCCGGTGCAGCCCGAGCCGCATCACGTGGTCGGTTTCCTCGGGGCGTTCGACGATCTCCTGCAATTCGGTGAGCACGTGGCCGTAGAGGAATCCGAACAATGTGCGGTATACGTGCAGTGCGTCGGGCCCGGTGAAGCCGCATCGGGTCAGCAGGGCGAGGATCTGTTCGAGGTGGCGCAGGATGCCCGGTGGCCGCATGCCGAGCGGTGTCGCCAGGGGGCGGGTGACCAGCAAGGGCACCACGTTGGGGTGGGCGCGTGCCAGGTTTCGGAAGTCGTGGCCCAGGCGGCGCAAGGCGGCGATCCAGTCCGGTGTTGTGGTGTCCAGGGAGAGTTGTTCGAAGATCATCTCGACCACCCCGTCGAGCACGGCCGCCTTGTTCGGCACGTGCCGGTAGAGCGCCATCGGATCACGGCCGAGCGCTTCGCCGAGGCGTCGCATCGACAGCGCGTCGACGCCGTCGCGGTCGATGATGTCCAAGGCACCGGCCAGGACCGCTTCGCGGGTGATCGGCCGGTTCTGGCCGTTCTCGGTGGCGTCGGCGCTCGGGGC
The genomic region above belongs to Mycolicibacterium sp. HK-90 and contains:
- a CDS encoding TetR/AcrR family transcriptional regulator; the protein is MTQPPAGPSGPGDSAPSADATENGQNRPITREAVLAGALDIIDRDGVDALSMRRLGEALGRDPMALYRHVPNKAAVLDGVVEMIFEQLSLDTTTPDWIAALRRLGHDFRNLARAHPNVVPLLVTRPLATPLGMRPPGILRHLEQILALLTRCGFTGPDALHVYRTLFGFLYGHVLTELQEIVERPEETDHVMRLGLHRLPIGEFPHVRDLAPIWAAYDGLAELDRGLDILLTGLATRLDMPGGMPTRAPEPG